Proteins found in one Litorihabitans aurantiacus genomic segment:
- the nuoL gene encoding NADH-quinone oxidoreductase subunit L encodes MLGRRSDAWGHLLATLASAAAFVVGLLVVLEVVGQSPEARVNDVHLFSWIPAGELSIDAGLRVDPLSLTFVMLITFVGTLIHVYSIGYMSHDVARRRFFAYLNLFVAAMLVLVLADSYALLFVGWEGVGLASYLLIGFWNQRTEYAVAAKKAFVMNRVGDMGLLVAMGLLFANLGTVSFSGVDAAAGSLSTPMATAIGLALLLGACGKSAQFPLQAWLGDAMAGPTPVSALIHAATMVTAGVYLIVRADAVFSAAPTAQLVAACIGAFTLLLGAAIACAKDDIKKSLAGSTMSQIGYMVLAAGLGPIGYAYAIFHLVTHGFFKAGLFLGAGSVMHANGDATDMRTYGGLRKVMVVTWVTFAACWLAIIGVPPFAGFYSKDKIIETAFVGEGWQPWVFGGAALVGAAVTAFYMSRMFFMTFHGKARWVDDAASLGADDPRPHRHPHESPLVMTLPVVVLALGAVALGFLLSLGDGITGWLEPVTGHVDHPEPVLPIPVIIATTLVLVAVGVALAWRQYGMNAVPTTAPAGSVLTRAARRDLFADDVNEALVMRPGQHLTRTLTYADTAVVDGAVTGAAAGTVASGRVLRRLQNGYVRSYAATILAGVVVAGAVLHLVRL; translated from the coding sequence ATGCTCGGGCGCCGCAGCGACGCGTGGGGCCACCTGCTGGCGACGCTCGCCTCGGCGGCGGCCTTCGTCGTCGGGCTCCTCGTGGTGCTCGAGGTGGTCGGGCAGAGTCCGGAGGCGCGCGTCAACGACGTGCACCTGTTCTCCTGGATCCCCGCGGGCGAGCTCAGCATCGACGCCGGGCTGCGGGTCGACCCGCTGTCGCTGACGTTCGTCATGCTCATCACGTTCGTGGGCACGCTGATCCACGTGTACTCCATCGGGTACATGAGCCACGACGTCGCGCGCCGGCGGTTCTTCGCCTACCTCAACCTGTTCGTGGCCGCGATGCTCGTGCTCGTGCTCGCGGACTCCTACGCGCTGCTGTTCGTCGGCTGGGAGGGGGTGGGCCTCGCGTCCTACCTCCTGATCGGGTTCTGGAACCAGCGGACCGAGTACGCCGTGGCGGCCAAGAAGGCGTTCGTGATGAACCGCGTCGGGGACATGGGTCTCCTCGTGGCGATGGGTCTGCTGTTCGCGAACCTCGGCACGGTCTCCTTCTCCGGCGTGGACGCCGCGGCCGGGAGCCTGTCGACCCCGATGGCGACGGCGATCGGTCTCGCCCTCCTCCTCGGGGCGTGCGGCAAGTCCGCGCAGTTCCCGCTGCAGGCGTGGCTGGGCGACGCGATGGCCGGTCCGACGCCGGTCTCGGCCCTCATCCACGCCGCCACCATGGTCACGGCGGGCGTCTACCTCATCGTCCGCGCCGACGCGGTCTTCTCGGCCGCCCCGACGGCGCAGCTCGTCGCCGCCTGCATCGGCGCCTTCACGCTCCTCCTGGGTGCGGCGATCGCGTGCGCGAAGGACGACATCAAGAAGTCCCTCGCGGGTTCGACGATGTCGCAGATCGGGTACATGGTGCTGGCCGCCGGGCTCGGTCCGATCGGCTACGCCTACGCGATCTTCCACCTCGTGACGCACGGCTTCTTCAAGGCCGGCCTGTTCCTCGGCGCCGGCTCCGTCATGCACGCCAACGGTGACGCCACCGACATGCGTACCTACGGCGGCCTGCGCAAGGTCATGGTCGTGACTTGGGTGACGTTCGCCGCGTGCTGGCTCGCGATCATCGGCGTGCCCCCGTTCGCCGGCTTCTACAGCAAGGACAAGATCATCGAGACCGCGTTCGTGGGGGAGGGCTGGCAGCCGTGGGTCTTCGGCGGCGCCGCCCTCGTCGGGGCCGCGGTGACGGCGTTCTACATGTCCCGCATGTTCTTCATGACGTTCCACGGGAAGGCCCGCTGGGTCGACGACGCCGCGAGCCTCGGTGCGGACGACCCGCGCCCGCACCGCCACCCGCACGAGTCGCCCCTGGTGATGACGCTTCCGGTGGTCGTGCTCGCGCTCGGGGCCGTGGCGCTCGGGTTCCTCCTCAGCCTCGGTGACGGGATCACGGGGTGGCTGGAGCCGGTCACCGGTCACGTCGACCATCCGGAGCCCGTGCTCCCGATTCCCGTGATCATCGCGACGACGCTCGTGCTCGTCGCGGTCGGCGTCGCCCTCGCGTGGCGCCAGTACGGGATGAACGCCGTCCCGACCACCGCCCCCGCCGGCAGCGTCCTGACGCGCGCCGCGCGCCGTGACCTGTTCGCCGACGACGTCAACGAGGCGCTCGTGATGCGCCCCGGCCAGCACCTGACGCGCACGCTGACCTACGCGGACACCGCGGTGGTGGACGGCGCGGTCACGGGCGCCGCGGCCGGCACCGTGGCCTCGGGCCGGGTGCTGCGACGGCTGCAGAACGGCTACGTCCGCAGCTACGCGGCCACGATCCTCGCCGGCGTGGTCGTCGCCGGCGCCGTCCTGCACCTCGTGCGCCTGTAG
- a CDS encoding NADH-quinone oxidoreductase subunit J, protein MIAAAPGTTAAATADAVGTVGSGAELVLFWTVGPLMVVAALALLFARKPVHAAVGLIFVMIGMAVLYTALEAPFLGVAQVVVYTGAIMILFVFVLMLVGVDAADSVAETISGQRWIAVLLGLGLAAVLAGVVITATLPDAVGLEAANERTNPVGVAYEIFGRTVFTLELVGVLLITAALGAITLTHKERLAAVRDQKATVRLRQRAYARGEGSQVLTPAPAPGVYALSNAADLPALDPQGRPIDVSVPRVLRIRGQERDPGTVEGHVAQIASGSFVRPDAPDAPDGPDQPHGDEEQR, encoded by the coding sequence GTGATCGCCGCCGCTCCCGGCACCACCGCCGCCGCGACCGCCGACGCCGTCGGCACCGTCGGGTCAGGGGCCGAGCTCGTCCTGTTCTGGACCGTCGGTCCGCTCATGGTCGTGGCCGCGCTGGCGCTGCTGTTCGCGCGCAAGCCGGTGCACGCCGCCGTCGGGCTCATCTTCGTCATGATCGGCATGGCCGTCCTGTACACCGCGCTGGAGGCGCCGTTCCTCGGCGTCGCCCAGGTGGTGGTCTACACCGGCGCCATCATGATCCTGTTCGTCTTCGTCCTCATGCTCGTGGGGGTCGACGCCGCGGACTCGGTCGCGGAGACCATCTCCGGTCAGCGCTGGATCGCCGTCCTGCTCGGCCTCGGCCTCGCCGCGGTGCTCGCGGGGGTGGTGATCACGGCGACGCTGCCCGACGCCGTCGGGCTCGAGGCCGCGAACGAGCGGACCAACCCGGTCGGGGTGGCCTACGAGATCTTCGGGCGCACGGTCTTCACGCTCGAGCTGGTGGGCGTGCTGCTCATCACCGCGGCGCTGGGCGCGATCACGCTGACGCACAAGGAGCGGCTGGCCGCGGTGCGCGACCAGAAGGCCACGGTCAGGCTGCGCCAGCGCGCCTACGCCCGCGGCGAGGGGTCGCAGGTGCTCACGCCCGCCCCGGCCCCCGGCGTCTACGCGCTCTCCAACGCCGCCGACCTGCCCGCGCTGGACCCGCAGGGCCGCCCGATCGACGTCTCGGTGCCCCGCGTGCTGCGCATCCGCGGGCAGGAGCGCGATCCGGGCACGGTGGAGGGCCACGTCGCGCAGATCGCCTCCGGGTCGTTCGTGCGGCCCGACGCGCCCGACGCGCCCGACGGGCCGGACCAGCCGCACGGTGACGAGGAGCAGCGATGA
- the nuoK gene encoding NADH-quinone oxidoreductase subunit NuoK, with protein sequence MSLVHYLVLSGVLFSIGAITVLVRRNAILAFMGVELMLNSCNLALVAFSRIHGTLTGQVMAFYVMVVAAAEVVVGLAIIVSIYRARRTVSVDEPSLLKG encoded by the coding sequence ATGAGCCTCGTGCACTACCTCGTGCTGTCGGGGGTCCTGTTCTCGATCGGTGCGATCACCGTCCTGGTGCGCCGCAACGCGATCCTCGCCTTCATGGGCGTCGAGCTCATGCTCAACTCCTGCAACCTCGCCCTGGTCGCCTTCAGCAGGATCCACGGCACGCTCACGGGGCAGGTGATGGCCTTCTACGTGATGGTCGTCGCGGCCGCCGAGGTCGTCGTGGGGCTCGCGATCATCGTGTCCATCTACCGCGCGCGTCGGACGGTCTCCGTCGACGAGCCGAGCCTGCTGAAGGGCTGA